The Poecilia reticulata strain Guanapo linkage group LG10, Guppy_female_1.0+MT, whole genome shotgun sequence sequence ATCAAGGCTGACCTCCAACAAACAACTCGATCCCTCCGGCCTCTTTGATCTTTTCCTCAAAGGAGCTGCACTCTGCTTGAAGgtcagctgcgtttccatcaaGAATGTGAGCGTTTTCTGCTCTTATGTCGATGTGCTTGAAGAAGTTGTTCCACATGAAGGAGTGATAGCTCTCAGGGTGATTTCTGGGAAGTCCTGCAACACGGGTTCATGAAAATGTCCTCAACGAAAATCACACAGAGAAGTCCTCGAAGCTGCAGATAAACGGAGATCAGCGCTTACCAACGTATTCGTCCATGTTGAAGGTTTTCACAAACTCGAAGGAGATTTCTCCGTTTTTGTAGTATTCGATCATCTTCTTGTAACATCCTAAAGGAGTGCTTcctgaggagaggagaggagaggagaggagaggagaggagaggaggtccatatatttaaatctttaaaagttGTGATGCTTTCCAACAAACAGTTTTCTGTAGAAGAAGAGGTCAGGAAAACCATTGTTGATCCTAAGTCTTTGTCCACCGGGGAACTATACTGTATATCCTAAATATATGGGGACCactattttttatcataatttctTCTCCTTCTACCACCAAAATCTCCCAATAAAACCCAATGAGTTTGTGGTTGataaaaatttggaaaatttttacattaaattgttTCAAAACTGTCAGCAGGGAAAATCACATCTCCTTTCAATACAATAGTCACCCTATTCTGAGCATTAATGTGTAACCCCATCAGATATAAAACAGATgctttaatactttttaaaattattgcttTGACCTATTTTCAGTGCTGCTGAATTATCTTTGCATCACCCTATCCTACTGAAGCCATCATATAAGTGGGTGTTAACTGGATCTTTTGTCCAATGGAAAATACAAATTGCAAAggatttctcttcttttctctttccttcttttttttgccatcttcGCTTTTTGATAAAGACCAACTAAATCCCTTTATTTGACTCCGAGTCAGCAGATGtgggttggtttttttttaaaaagagaaaaaaaaagggcaacTAAGGCACGCTGGCTGATTCAGTGCTTCATATCGGgattttaataagaaaagaaatgacCAGAACATGGACGCTTTCTGTTTCCGCTTACCTGTGGGGAGTCCTAATGTGAAGAACTTGTTGGGTCCAGGTTGGAAGTGTAAAATCTTGTTTCTGATGTACTTTGCAGCCCACTCGCTTGCCTGGTCGTAGTCATTTAGGATGATCAGCTTCATCGTCCTGCAGGAGAAAACAGCGATAATTTCGCCTTTAAGACGAGAACTCCAGCAGCGAAGTAGTGCTGCAAACACTCCTAAATCAGACTTTAGACTCATCAAGATAACCCCAGTCATTCAGCAGTACCGCTTCATGTATCACTGTGTATCTCTTTAAGAGTGGGGTGGGgagggtggggaggggggagtATCGCGACGACTGTATCGCATTCGTTTACACAAATCTGTGTTAACTTCCAGACATAAATTAGTTATTAGAGTTAAAAATAGTCCACATTACCTCTGTCTTCAGCTGTCAGTCGGAACAACAGCAGAATGCGGGCGGGTCATATGACCTCCTCCGCGTGAGCGTCGGCGCTGCGTACTCCAAAACCAACAGCCTCTTAAAGCTGAAGCGTCGTAATTTGAAATGTGTCACTTTTTTGGCACTTTTATAAAATGATTTGAATGATTGTGTAAAACGGACCAAAAAGCCATTCCCTCTCTCTACACAGCACCTTGTTGCAAAGTTGTCACACTCCACAAGTTCTGGGATTGAATGAGGTAGTAGCTTTGCTTTACAGACTTGACATTTCaggctttcttctttttaagatGAGCTCAACCTCAGTCAGATTGTTGTTTTGCATCATCACCATTGAATAGTTGAGGAGTGActaagttacatttacttgagtaactttttttgggggaaaaaaaaaatacttgtagaATTTCTTCTgtacttttttacttgagtaactttacaaaagtaacatttctgggTACTCTATGTAGTGTAACTTCACTACATGAACAGCAAGCTTATTTTAGTCAAAATTTCCCCAGACACATCTGCGATTTTGAAGTTTTCTGTTAAAAGAATTCGATTTGGAATAACGTTTCTTtaacctgattttattttgtagtgttATATgatgtattttcattttgtcctttaaaattcaaaaaattacatataaaattttggtccatctgatgatgtaatttttaaatattaaatgattataccaaaaactttacttttgagtaatttcttggatggctagtttttacatttgagaGGAACATAATGAGTACAAATGTTTGGGTGCAGTATCCACCTCTGGGTGCAAAGACCAATTGCAATATATGCATTAGTTCACATTCTTACTCTTTAATCTTTAGTTTGGTCTTAATGTTTATAAGAGTGCACCTGATGTTCATCATAAATTGTCAGATTAAAGATGGGAGGTATCTTCCACCCACCTATGCCACAATGACATGCATTTCTCATCAGAAACGATAATTATCTTGCCATCATGCcaaaatcagaacatttttcaaTCTTTTCTGTCTTAAGCACGACGGGGCTAATGTTGTGAGAGAATTTCAACCACTTTATTAAAACCAGGTTGTGACACAGACCAGAACAGTTACAGAGcacacaacagaaataaataccaTCATGTGTACAGCGCTCATTGTCAAACAGAGTAATTGCAGCTGGCTTTTGATTTAGGTCATCCAGAAGAAGAGAGGGCATGCTATGTCAGATAGATGTGCCACCATGAGCTGGGCTCGGTGTGCTCACCGCCCTGCCTGCTTTTTCACTGTCCAAGTGCAGTTCCTGAAACACGTCACCAGCTCTGATAAACGCCGCCAGGCCGCATCTCAGTCTGACTCAACAGGCCCCTGTTCAGCGTAGCTTCAGGAGGCGTTTGGGCTTTTTTAGTCGAGGTCCATGTCAGGCTTGGTCTCTGTAGGTTCTGAGGTTGGGTTGCCTGTGTTCTCAGCTGCTCCCTTGTCTGTGGTTTCCTCCTGGGCCTTCTCCTGGCCGTCGACTGGACCGTTCTGCTCTGCAGGCGTTTCCTCCTTGGGGACCTCCACCTTTGGTTTGGGCTTGGTCACAACCGGGTTACAAGCGGAGAACAGCTCCTACAAACCAAAAGACGGGTGTCAGARAGAGGATGGATTCTCWCATGAATATAAGAAARGGGCACAGCAAAGACTCAcccttgtttttgctttaatgtcTTTCACTTTAACAATGGGATCTACAGCTAGGCTCTGCTTGCTTTGCTGGTTCATGGAGCTGTTCATCCAGATCATTGCTTCGTTGTTCAGTTTGTCCACTTTGGTGACGTCTGCCTCATCTAARTGGTCRTACAGCTCCTCCTGGAAGAATGAAGAATGAAGTTACTCGCAGTCTCCAAATAATTAGAGCCGTCACTATTCATTATAATCACTKATACTTGCTGTAATAATTCAGACACATTTGCATATTTAGTTGTCACATTCATAAAACGTATCTTTTTCTATTCGTTAATCTTTTTCTAAGAGTAAAGCTCGTTTTccttcagacttttttttgtagctgCTCTCATTGTGTGGCYTTATGCGAGAAACAGTTTTCAAACAAGCGTGTCAGACAGACGTGCAAGTTTGTAAAGTGTTTTGTGTACTGCAGCAACAAGAGCGGGGCAGAATGAGCGGAAAAGACAACATCCAGGAGCTACTGATGAGGcgacaaacaacaaaaccagcaaaaaataagtaatttttaagCTCCTAAATGCTCacaatgaagtaaaaaaaattgtcgacAGTTGCGTTTTTCACTGAACACAGACGTTCAGATTAAAAGGCAAATGAAACAGACTgaagtttcttaaagaaacGGAACACCTTACAAACTTAAAATGCAGTGAGGACCTAAcagttaaagtaaaataaaaataaataaaaaacaaaaatgcctgtaaaactcaaaagtaaatatgttgtgagtttttctttctcagctgCCTCCAAAAATTTAAAGCTGAGCATTAATaggcttttgttttgtctcaacttttagataaaataaaaaataaaacgcaaAAGGCAACTAGAGGGTGCATACTCATTGATCTCACATTGCAAACACCATATGTTTTAAATGGTATTGTATAAAAACTTaactttattgtattatttttatctttagaaAATTTGTTAAAGCTATTTGCATAAAAAGCCTACGGTTTAGTTTAAAAGTAGTGTCAATCTTGAGTAGTAGTAATTTAATGTCCTCTTTAAGACTTTCCAAGTTGAAACAGATTAATAATGAAAagcagagaagagaaaagaaataaaacgtCTTAAAAAATCCTTCTGGTATTACCTTCATTTTGAAGGCCTCCACAAATTTCATGTACATCTGAATTTGTTTCCCCAACTCCTCAAAAGCTTTGGGTCTCTCTTCAGCCTCCATAAAGCGGTCCATGATGGGCTGCCCAAGTgtctgcagaaaacaaatcagtttaaaacgataaatatatttcaacaaGACCATCGATGTGGACGGGACGCTAACCTAATCGTAATTACCTTCAGCTCTGCGAGCTTGTCAATGTAAACTTGTTTGGGTTGGTCCTCTCCGTCTTCATAAAGCCAGTTTTCAGTGTCCTCCAGCTTTAATGACAAAGCGTCTCGGTcctaaacaaataataaaaaaaataaaaaatcactaaGAGTCTTTGYAGGGCAATAAATCACTTCCTGAAACAAATTGTGCTCTGCTGTGGGGGAAAAAGTGGAGGTGATTTACTCACAGACTCGCTGACAAACTTCTCCAGTATGCCGTGCAGCTTGTCCCTCATGTCGTACACGTACTCCTCCACGTAATTCTTTGCGTCGTTCCTCTCCTTCTCCAACTTGTCTTGCATGATCATCTTGCCCTGCCAAGACGGAACCACCAGATTTAACAGCGGAACGTGGCTGCGTTCTCCCGTCTAGCAGCTGGAGATGTAGTTACCTCGTTCTCCACAAACAGGTTGAGCATGTCGTTTGCTAGCTGCCACTGTGGGCTGTTCTCAATGGGAAGCTCCAGcacttttgttttgactttggcCTTTTTGGCTTGTGGTGGCTGGTCTGACTTTTTCTCACCTTTGTTCTCTTCTGTgcttgtctaaaaaaaaaaaaaaaagagagggagagagaaagaagaagaaagtagaTTTAAAACATCACATAATCCCGCAGATATTTACAGGCTAATTAGGTGTTTGTAAAAATTAATATAGAAAAACTagaaacatgatgaaaaaaacTGATAGATCTTTAAATAYGAGGCTCTTATGCATCATTTCATCttctaaaatacaaacaaagtgGTGGATGCAAAAGtcacatgttttaataaatttgcatTGCATAAAAAAGAGCATCTTACCTCCATTTCTTCGCTCTCATTTGGCGTCTTGTCGTCTGTCTGTTTCTGAGCATCGCCCTGGGCCGACTGGGTTTCCTGATCAGTCTGCATCTTAGTCTGAAGACACAAACATGCAACATYAAGGCTCAAAAGAAGGCGGCACGGCAAAGATGAAATGAGTCAAYGTTTTCATATTAAGCTTAATGTTGGGCCCTTCGTCCAGTCAGTGCCTCATTAATTCAGGGCACCAAAAAGCCACTTTCTAAAAAcgcatgtttttaatttgacccCCCTTTTATAGACCTGCTGCTCAGTCTGAGAGTTAGTCATGTAAAATATGGCTAAACGTTTCAAATTCCCACATGAATATTACCCAAACATTCTGAAGCTCAAAACATGTCATGGAAAATGGTTCATTTGTTGAGGATCTTGCAAGCTCAATGTTCCCCCCTGCTGATGGCAATGTTTAAGGTTTCAAATGACAATAAACCRTTTAATTTTAAGACGCTCAAATGTTTATAAATCTGGcagatttacttttaattaatcAACTAAACTTGCTATTACAATTTAATCTTCTCACTGAAAAGGATATAACTGTTTATCAAAATATGATGCAATGATaacaaaaagagattttttttgtttttattcagttcaaaTTGTAAGAGTCTATGGGAAAATTCAAGTTTCCTTTCTTCAGTCGTTCTATTTGACCCGTGGTCACGGGRCGTTGGTATTCACACACAGTTTTTATACAATGGAGCAGACCACCGGGCCACATCTCTCCCGTTTTAGACTACATCATTCCCACCGGGGTCTCCATTAcctgttttgttaaattaaactgtcacaGAACTAGCACCACACTTTTTTTGCACACTGCCTTTTTTTGTGAACAACGAGGCTGTAATTTCCATCTAGGAGTTTTAGCCATCTGACAATCTTTGAAGTTATTCAGTGAAGAAtcataaaaatgtacacaattCCTTGCCGTGTCTGATAAACGTTCCTCAAAGTATTCACATCACCTACAAAGACAGGATAGAGGAAGCGGACTAGTTGAAGTCAaatatcaaaattgcttctgttgtgttttatgcATCTCTGCATAAAACACAACACTTCACCCAGAGGTCTGTCGAAATAGTTCGACCCGGGCCCGATGTTGAGAGATGGAGAGGAAGGTTCCACCCTCCGGAAACAATGGCGCAATTTTCGTCACGTGACTACATCAAGAGTAAATTTCAACACTTTGGCTGAAGAACGGGAGAGCCTTGAGGCACASAAGCCTGCCTGACCTCTGCAAAATCCCATCTGGGGAAAGAAGACAACTTTTGGGCTTCTGTTTTGAAGTCATTGTGCTTTTGCCACAATGGTGTAGCCTTTATCCCGAATAAGACAAAAGAGGCATTAAACCCATACAAAGCCATCCGTTACGACATTGGCTGCTGTTATAGCTAATTAAGGTTTTTCCACTGAATACAGACAAGGATGTGAATTATTTTGGATACTTGGTGTGACAAGAGTGGCCTCAAGATCTAAAGAAAATTTTAACTACTTCTGAGCAATACCAGTTCTTTGATTGCAGTACCTCTCCATCTTTGTCGGACGCCTGCTCAGTTTCCATGGGCTCCTCTGTCTCATCAGACTTCTGCACTTCGACCAGGGAGGCGCTGGAGACGCTGAAGATGCCGTGGATGTTCACCCGGACCTTGACCTTCACCTTTGAGCTCTCACCTGATGCCTGTGGGACAACCTTCTGGATCACAAATTGgcctggaaaagaaaataagataagAGTTTTCACGCTTGATTAAAAAATAGGAAATATAATGTTCCTacaatttttaatgtttccatgGAAAATATTACTACAACAATCAGGTTTTAAATATGGAATTTTCAGAAATCcatgactgaaaaaaattgaagaatTGATTAAATGAGTGAAGAAAACGACACAACGAAGAACTAAATGAACTTACACAAGGAAATAAGgaatgaacaaagaaaacttttagACAATTTGATAGGGAGTTTGGGAAAACTTTCAGTCTACATGATAGAATGTAGGACTTGGTCTCAGAGTCTTTCAAAAGTCTGGGTTTCTCACCAATGGTAGGATCAGGATATGGCAGCTCATTAGGACTGCTGTAATAGGCCTCCAAGGAAAAAGGCTCCTTCCGGTAGAAGGTGAGTACTTTGGAGAACGGTGCTGCGTGGTTCTTAGGAAACACCTCACAATCACTgcaataacaaattaaaaataYGTTAAACAGAAAACTCAAGCAGAAGAAATCAACTCTGGTTGATACTASTGGTTTTTATCTAACCTTAGACCTTCCTCTGCAGCCGAATGCCACTTCAGAGAGATCGGATAAGAGACGACGTCTGTGATGGAAAATTCCCTGACTTTGAAGGCAGGAGACAGTATTGCACACTGTGGGGAATATAAAGGTTACCTCATTAGTTTCTCTGGTGACACACTGCTCTCAGACAAAAACGGGTCGAGACCAGCTGTGAATGCTGGGCTTAATGTACCTGCAGGGCGCATCCTCTGGCCACTGCTTCATCAGCATTCAGGGTGGTGCTCAACTCCTTCCCGAAGAATTTGCTGATCCTCTCTTTGACGGCGGGAATTCTGGACGCTCCACCGACTATCTCTACTGCATAGATGTCTTCCTTTTTCAGCTCTTatcaaagaaaagaaggaaacagTTTCAAACTCACTGAAGCCAGCCAGGCAGGTCAGCAAGGGAGTTAAAAGTCGGTGAAATTTCACTCACTGGCTTGTTCCAACAGGCTATGCAGAGGAGGTTCAACTCGGGCCAAAATATCAACACACATCTCTTCAAACTGACCCCTTAGGCAAGAAAACGGGAACATTACGTAAGCGGTGAAGACACGAACAAYGARCACAAGCAGGAGGAAGCGTCCGTTGTTGGTTTTACCTGTTCATGTGTGCCGATACGTCGATGTCGTTCATGAAGCACTCGATGTTCAAGGGCAGGTCAGAGGAGTTGGCGCTCATCAGCTTCTTCAGCTTCTCACACTCCTGGTAGAGCCGGACCAGAGCCCTGGGCTTGGTCTTCACATCCAGTTTGTACTTCTTCCCAAATTCTTCGCAGAAATGCTTYACCAAGACTTCGTCGAAGTCCTTTCCGCCCAGCAGCTGATCGCAGGCTGTGGCGAGGACCTGAGAGGCGGTGAGATATTTGTTAGAATAAATGAAGCAGGCAGTGAAGAACGGATCAGAATTTCACAGGTTTGGTTTTTGCAACGTGTCAATATAAATAGTAA is a genomic window containing:
- the hspa4b gene encoding heat shock 70 kDa protein 4b, encoding MSVVGFDVGFMNCYVAVARAGGIETVANEYSDRCTPACVSFGPRNRSIGAAAKSQVVTNCKNTVQGFKRFHGRAFSDPYVQSLKNSLVYDIAQMPSGTTGIKVMYMEEEKVFSIEQVTAMLLTKLKETAEGALKKPVADCVVSVPCYYTDAERRSVMDAAQIAGLNCLRLMNETTAVALAYGIYKQDLPAPEEKARNVVFVELGHSGYQTSVCAFNKGKLKVLATACDQLLGGKDFDEVLVKHFCEEFGKKYKLDVKTKPRALVRLYQECEKLKKLMSANSSDLPLNIECFMNDIDVSAHMNRGQFEEMCVDILARVEPPLHSLLEQAKLKKEDIYAVEIVGGASRIPAVKERISKFFGKELSTTLNADEAVARGCALQCAILSPAFKVREFSITDVVSYPISLKWHSAAEEGLSDCEVFPKNHAAPFSKVLTFYRKEPFSLEAYYSSPNELPYPDPTIGQFVIQKVVPQASGESSKVKVKVRVNIHGIFSVSSASLVEVQKSDETEEPMETEQASDKDGETKMQTDQETQSAQGDAQKQTDDKTPNESEEMETSTEENKGEKKSDQPPQAKKAKVKTKVLELPIENSPQWQLANDMLNLFVENEGKMIMQDKLEKERNDAKNYVEEYVYDMRDKLHGILEKFVSESDRDALSLKLEDTENWLYEDGEDQPKQVYIDKLAELKTLGQPIMDRFMEAEERPKAFEELGKQIQMYMKFVEAFKMKEELYDHLDEADVTKVDKLNNEAMIWMNSSMNQQSKQSLAVDPIVKVKDIKAKTRELFSACNPVVTKPKPKVEVPKEETPAEQNGPVDGQEKAQEETTDKGAAENTGNPTSEPTETKPDMDLD